In Rutidosis leptorrhynchoides isolate AG116_Rl617_1_P2 chromosome 6, CSIRO_AGI_Rlap_v1, whole genome shotgun sequence, the DNA window TTCTTACATTTGAACGCATTTTGCTCTTAGATCCGATCGAATTAGAAGTCAAAACCGTCATCATTAAACTCGCAGCAATTTTCCGAACCTGAAAGTACAACTTTCGCTGACAAACCTTTCTCCACGCGCTGCCACGCGCCGCCTCTCAGGTCACCGGAATAGTTCTCCGGTCACTTTTTTTTCCAGGTAATATTACGGAGCTTGGAGCAAAAGTCCTTGTGAACCAGAAACCTTGCTAATTTGCTGGCTGCTGCTACCTCTGTGCCGTCGGTTACCGCAGGTTGCCGGAACTCCCTTGTTCTTACAAGGCTGTGTTTGTTTTCTATGACCCTTAAACTCTTCTGTTCTACTACTTTTCTTTTTGTACCTAACGGTGCTGTTCCACTTCTTTTTGGTTTTTCATTACATATAACTATCTTTTTTTTATAGTTATAATATATTTCCATATGCCTACTGTTTTTTGAGCTTtattcattatttatatttttgatttctttaaatttttttttgagacCCCACTTGCCCTGTATTTGTTTTTAACTGGTTAAGGGTACTATTTGCCTTTGTTTTTAACTTGCTGCTTCTTTTGGATAGAAACATTTTTGCTAGCTATTTATACTTCAGTTTTAGCAACTCTTTTCTACTTTTAGTGTGCTGTTTATAGGGTAAGATTAACTCGTCACTTACGCATGGTTACTTGAGGTCATGTCCTATTAGTTTAGGGGCGGGTAGGTCTAGAGGGAGTAGAGATACTCGCATTAGGATTAGAGTAGGTAGTTGGAATGTAGGAACTTTGACTAGCAAATCCCGTGAACTTTTAGATACGTTACTTAAGAGTAATGTGGACATATTGTGTGTTCAAGAGACCAGATGGAGGGGTGAAGAGGCGGTTGACATTGATGACTACAGGTTGTGGTTCTCGGGTTCTAGAGTAGCTAGAAACGGGGTAGGGATCCTTATAGGACCCCTATATAAGGATAATATTGTGGGTGTGGATAGGTGTAGCAATAGGGTTATGTCGGTTAGGGTAGTTATCCAGGAGGAGACTTACATGGTCATTTGCACCTACGCACCTCATGCTGGTTTAGGAGATGATGAAAAAGTCACTTTTGGGAAGCGTTAGATGAAGTTGTGAGGAGTTGCCCCGTTGACCATCGATTCGTTATTGGGGGAGACCTTAATGGTCATATAGGAACGATCTTGGACGGATATACGGGTGTCCATGGGGGCTTTGGGTACGGAGTTCGGAATGAAGAAGGACGCTCTATTCTTGAATTTGCTGTTGCTCACGATCTGGTTGTTGCAAACTCTTTCTTTAGGAAGAAGGAAGCACAACTAGCTACTTTCCACAGTGGGGGACATAGTACCTAGATTGACTATTTGATGCTTCGCAAAGGGGACCTTAGAGCTTGCAGAGATTGTAGAGCCCTGACTACCTGGACTTGTTCCACCCAACACAGATTATTGGTCTTGGACTTGGTTCTGCAGAGGCGGGTTACTAAGAGAGTGAGGCCCGTCCAACCTAGGATCCTTTGGAAGAATCTGATTGAAGGGAAAGTTGAAACTTTTAAAGCGTCAGTGTTGGAAAGAGTAGAGGCAGGAATGGATACCATTACTCAAGTGGACGCAGATCAGATGTGGAATAGGATGGCATCTGCTATTAGGGATGTTTCCAAGGAAACCTTAGGTGTGGCAGTAGGGACATCGAGAGGACATAAGTCTAATAGAGAATCATGGTGGATTAGTGATGAGGTTCAAACCAAAGCCGCTCTTAAGCAActgaggtttagggagctcattacATGCCGGGATGGGACACGTGATGATAGAACTAGGGCAGAAGAGAGGTATAAAGAAGCCAACAGAGAAGCGAAGAAGGACATTGCCCGTGCAAAAGATAAATTGTACGAAGACTTGTATCGGAAACTAGACTCTACAGAAGGAGCAAATGATATTTACAGGATTGCAAAAGCTAGGGAGCGTAGGAGGAGGGATatagataacatcaagtttatcaaggATGAAGCCGGTCAAACAATAGTGAAGGAAGAagaaattaggaaaagatgggaagggaATTTCTCATCTCTTTTCGTGGGTGAAGGACCTGGGCGCCAAGAGGTTTCGCAGGACTTGGGAATAGGACAATTCCGGAACAACAATTTTTATAGGAGAATCAGTCAGGAAGAAGTAAGTTAGGCACTACGAAATATGGGTAGAAACAAAGCTGTAGGACCAGACCAGATCCCAatagaggcgtggcggtgccttGGCGAGGATGGTGTCAGGTGGTTGACGTGTCTTTTCAATAAGACGCTTAGAAGTTATAAAATTCCTACGGAATGGAGACTCAGTGAGATTATCCCTATTTACAAAAATAAAGGGGATGCCCAAATCTGCggtaattatagaggcataaaattacttagtcatactatgaagctttgggagagagtgattgagactaaaCTTCGACGCGAAACTACGGTTTCAGAAAACCAATTTGGCttcatgccagggcgctcttcgATGGAGGCAATTCATAATTTAAGAAGCGTTATGGAAAAGTATGGGGAGAAACAATAGGGTCTAGAGATGGTCTTCCTAGACTTAGAAAAGGCCTATGATAGCGTACCGTGAAAGCTGATTTGGAAGACACTTAATGTTAGGggtatcccaagtagatatattagaGCTATTATGGATATTTACGATCGGTCGAAGTCCTGTGGGAACACAGAGTATTTCCTGATAGAAGTAGGCTTGCACCAGGGATCAGCCCTTAGTCCTTTCCTTTTCGCTTTGATTCTCGACGAGCTGTCTCGAGGAATACAAGAGAACATCCCTTGGTgtctgatttttgccgatgatattgtgctTGTATCAGAATCAAAGGATGAGCTTAACAGAAGACTAGAACAATGGAGGGAGGCCTTAGAACAAAATGGGTTACGGATCAGCAGACAAAAGACAGAATATCTTAGGTGCGAATTCAGTAGGACTGAGGATGAACTAAATGGTGGAGGGATTATCAGcattggggaccagatcttgcacCCACAAGAGTCATTTAGATATCTAGGTTCGATCCTCCATAAATCGGGGAGGATAGACGAAGACGTgactcatcgtattaaggtaggttggttgaagtggagagcggtgaaaggggtcttgtgcgacaagaagataccgctcaaattgaaagggaaattctttaAAGTAGCtattagacctgccatgttgtacggatcagaatgttggccaatgacgaaggcccaagagagaaggatgtaagtagcagaaatgaggatgcttaggtggacgtgtggtaaaactATGTTAGATAGGATCCCGAATGGTATGTTTAGGGAAAACCTTGGAgtcagtagcatcatcgacaagctaagggaagaacggcttcgatggtttgggcatgtgatgaggcgaccatgtattgccccggttaggagagtcgaggcactcacggtcgatggcataaggagaaggggtagacctacacgtaggtggatggatagacttAGGCTCGACATGAGGTAGCTTTCTTTgactgaggacatgacttctgataggggtgcgtggagggctagaattagaATAGTCGAGTAGGGCTACATCCTtttatgttatttttttatttttacttgTTTTTTTAGGATCCTTATTTTTATTCTCATTCtttttattactatattattattattattattattattattattattattattattattattattattattattattattattattattattattattattattattattattattattactatttttattattattattattattattattattattattattattattattattattattattattattactactatttttattattattattatccctatattattattattagtatttttgttatcttattattattatccctataTTATGgcgtctattttttttttttttttaactttttcctacttaaaggtcggaggtcttctcggaagcaatctctttatccgtcgaataaagagagagatgactttctctactcttgagagtgttttcactctgggtggagaaatgacttgtctttattctcggataggggaagaattgtctacatctcacctcccccatataccactcatgtggtattgggttacgttgttgttgttgttgttgttgttgttgttgttgttgttgtaagcatggactccaaatcttgtccttattttagtatgcaacagcggaagctctttgtagtgacccaaacttttccatgtttatatatattaattgagattgatatttacatgattaaatgtttccaacatgttaagcaatcaaacttgttaagacttgattaattgaaatttgtttcatatagacaattgaccacccaagttgaccggtgattcacgaacgttaaaacttgtaaaaactatatgatgacatatatatggatatatatatagttaacatgatactatgataagtaaacatatcattaagtatattaacaatgaactacatatgtaaaaacaagactactaacttaatgatttttaaacgagacatatatgtaacgattatcgttgtaaagacatttaatgtatatatatatatcatattaagagatattcatacatgataatatcatgataatataataatttaaaatctcatttgatattataaacattgggttaacaacatttaacaagatcgttaacctaaaggtttcaaaacaacacttacatgtaacgactaacgatgacttaacgactcagttaaaatgtatatacatgtagtgttttaatatgtatttatacacttttgaaagacttcaatacacttatcaaaatacttctacttaacaaaaatgcttacaattacatcctcgttcagtttcatcaacaattctactcgtatgcacccgtattcgtactcgtacaatacacagcttttagatgtatgtactattggtatatacactccaatgatcagctcttagcagcccatatgagtcacctaacacatgtgggaaccatcatttggtaactagcatgaaatatctcataaaattacaaaaatatgagtaatcattcatgacttatttacatgaaaacaaaattacatatcctttatatctaatccatacaccaacgaccaaaaacacctacaaacactttcattcttcaattttcttcatctaatttatctctctcaagttctatcttcaagttctaagtgttctttatatattctacaagttctagttacataaaatcaagaatactttcaagtttgctagctcacttccaatcttgtaaggtgatcatccaaccttaagaaatatttgtttcttacagtaggttatcattctaatacaaggtaataatcatatttaaactttggttcaatttctataactataacaatcttatttcaagtgatgatcttacttgaacttgttttcgtgtcatgattctgcttcaagaacttcgagccatccaaggatccattgaagctagatccacttttctcttttccagtaggtttatccaaggaacttaaggtagtaatgatgttcataacatcattcgattcatacatataaagctatcttattcgaaggtttaaacttgtaatcactagaacatagtttagttaattctaaacttgttcgcaaacaaaagttaatccttctaacttgacttttaaaatcaactaaacacatgttctatatctatattatatgctaacttaatgatttaaaacctggaaacacgaaaaacaccgtaaaactggatttacgccgtcgtagtaacaccgcgggctgttttgggttagttaattaaaaactatgataaactttgatttaaaagttgttattctgagaaaatgattgttattatgaacatgaaacgatatccaaaaattatggttaaactcaaagtggaagtatgttttctaaaatggtcatctagacgtcgttctttcgactgaaatgactacctttacaaaaacgaattgtaacttatttttccgactataaacctatactttttctgtttagattcataaaatagagttcaatatgaaaccatagcaatttgattcactcaaaacggatttaaaatgaagaagttatgggtaaaacaagattggataatttttctcattttagctacgtgaaaatttggtaacaaatctattccaaccataacttaatcaacttgtattgtatattatgtaatcttgagataccatagacacgtatacaatgtttcgacctatcatgtcgacacatctatatatatttcggaacaaccatagacactctatatgtgaatgttggagttagctatacagggttgaggttgattccaaaatatatatagttgagttgtgatcaatactgagatacgtatacactgggtcgtggattgattcaagataatatttatcgatttatttctatacatctaactatggataactagttgtaggttactaacgaggacagctgacttaataaacttaaaacatcaaaatatattaaaagtgttgtaaatatattttaaacatactttgatatatatgtatatattgttataggttcgtgaatcaaccagtggccaagtcttacttcccgacgaagtaaaaatctgtgaaagtgagttatagtcccacttttaaaatctaatatttttgggatgagaatacatgaaggttttataaatgatttacaaaatagacacaagtacgtgaaactacattctatggttgaattatcaaaatcgaatatgcccctttttattaagtctggtaatctaagaattagggaacagacaccctaattgacgcgaatcctaaagatagatctattgggcctaacaaaccccatccaaagtaccggatgctttagtacttcgaaatttatatcatatccgaagggtgtcccggaatgatggggatattcttatatatatgcatcttgttaatgtcggttaccaggtgttcaccatatgaattatttttatctctatgtatgggatgtgtattgaaatatgaaatcttgtggtctattgttatgatttgatacatataggttaaacctataactcaccaacatttttgttgacgtttaaagcatgtttattctcaggtgaatactaagagcttccgctattgcatactaaaataaggacaagatttggagtccatgtttgtatgatattgtgtaaaaactgcattcaagaaactgatttcgatgtaacatatttgtattgtaaaccattatgtaatggtcgtgtgtaaacaggatattttagattatcattatttgataatctatgtaaagcttttaaacctttatttatgaaataaaggttatggtttgttttaaaaatgaatgcagtctttgaaaaacgtctcatatagaggtcaaaacctcgcaacgaaatcaattaatatggaacgtttttaatcaataagaacgggacatttcagttggtatccgagcgttggtcttagagaaccagaaaatttgcattagtgtgtcttatcgagtttgttaggatgcattagtgagtctggacttcgatcgtgttttctttaaaaatgattgcttaacaaattttgttggaaactatatatttttaacatgtgaatattatgtgatatattaatctcttaacgcgtttgatattatgtgatagatgtctacctctagaacaagtcccattgactcacctaataataatgaagagtcaaatgtaaattggaatgattcgtggactgattcacaagttcctgaagaggaaccggaagaagagttggaactggaagaagaatcggaaccggaagaagaatcggaaccggatgaagaaatagacccggtgagggaaataataaaacggttaagtaaaagaaaatcctcaaccaaccgaccaaggttaattatggtcaatggtgtttccgccaaggaagcaaaatattgggaggattaccaattctccgatgaatcggattccgacgagaattccgatgatgttatagaaattaccccaactgaatttaaaaaggcaaaagaaaataataagggaaatggcataaaaatagagaaatctaattccaacctcgatgaactttatatgtatcgtcaacccccgaagtccttaagttgtaacaatgacccgggaacctctaaaccaccaggtttttctaaaccaatgtggacaacgacggctcgtattaggggaacatcatatatccctagaaacttggcaaaacgaaccaaaacccaagaagaagaaacaagcgagtcggaataagatagttgtattcgtgtggtgtaatatatgtaatatagtgtgcttatgctttatgatatatgtaaaaattgcttgtattaataagtattttttttatgaatctaactcttgtctattttacagtataaaaacacaaaatggatagacaacccaatattttaagagacctacccggagacatgattgatgaaatcttgtctagagtcggtcagaattcctcggcacaactatttaaggcgagatcagtttgtaagatattcgaagaacgttccaagaatgccttggtttataaaaggctttcgttcgaaagatgggggatatcacattgggaaatccataagttacgatgtgtttactttgacgcatatattgcggggaacccaaattctattttacgcaacgggttaagaaattattttgactcagtatatccgaatataggacttcgtgatttagaaaaagcggctaacatgcaacataaagaagcatgttatgcttacggattagtaatgttcgcttctcaccaaagtgagaacaagaacatcgggctacaactattaaacaaaacattcccacaagtgacggagtcggtaattggggtaagaaatgaggtttttagattgttacgggactgttggacattacgtaaccctcgtccctttgatgacgttacaacacgctatcttatcaacggccataacggttatgttctacaagaccaaggatgggaagtaatcctagtaaaaccagaatgcatgacttgtttctggacgtatgaattacgtgtctttattgcctttgctgaacgacttgtgtactagttagaattatcttcacaaccatcttgtatcaaatttattgtgtgctatatttcatgctatatgtaaaataagcggtattgtaagtttgtaaaatattgtataaaagtttgaacgcgaaatattattgcaatcagtttttcatatagaattgtagtagttgaattgtatattagctactaagtatgaacttaacgggtaggtactacccgaatttaaacttataaaacactaatatgaagaaaaagcttttataaatgagttcatattatgctacgaaatactattaactactcttaatattctgtatgattaacttgttccatttgactattttgaaggaaatggcaccgactactcgacacaccgtgaatatgaatgaagaggaattccgtacttttctagcttcaaacatagccgtagtacaggctgcgctacataccaacaataaccttggatctggcagtacaggaaatcgtataggatgcacctacaaagaattcactgcctgcaaacctttggaatttgatggaaccgaaggaccgatcggattgaaacggtggaccgagaaggtcgaatcggtgtttgccataagtaagtgtactgaagaggacaaagtgaagtacgctacgcataccttcacaggttctgcgttaacatggtggaatacctatctagagcaagtgggacaagacgatgcatacgcactaccgtggtcagcattcaagcacttgatgaacgagaagtaccgtcctagaaccgaggtcaataagctcaagacagaacttagagggttacgaacccaaggatttgatattaccacgtacgaaagacgattcacagaattgtgcctattgtgtccgggagcattcgaagatgaggaagagaagatcgacgcgtttgtgaaaggattaccggaaagaatccaagaagatataagttcatacgagcccgcctccatacaacaagcatgtagaatggctcacaaactagtgaaccagattgaagaaagaattaaagaacagactgctgaagaggccaatgtgaagcaagtcaaaagaaagtgggaggaaaacggtgataagaatcaccaatacaacaacaacagcaattacaacaataatcgcaacaattatcccaacaatcgcaactacaacaaacggcccaacaacaacaacaacaacagcaactacaacaatcatcccaacaacaataataaccgcaacaataacaacaacaatcagaagcagctatgccaaaggtgtgaaaagtatcactcggggttctgcaccaaattttgcaacaagtgtaaaagaaatggtcatagcgcggcgaagtgtgaggtctacggaccaggggttaatagaacgaaaggaacaaatggtgtcggaacgagtaatggcagagcaagtagtgtcggagcaagttatgccaatgtagtttgttataaatgtggaaaaccgggccacattattagaaattgcccgaaccaggagaacacgaatggacaaggccgcggaagagttttcaatattaatgcggcagaggcacaggaagacccggagcttgttacgggtacgtttcttattgacaataaatctgcttacgttttatttgattcgggtgcggatagaagctatatgagtagagatttttgtgctaaactaagttgtccattgacgcctttggatagtaaatttttactcgaattagcaaatggtaaattaatttcagcagataatatatgtcggaatcgagaaattaaactggttagcgaaacatttaagattgatttgataccagtagagttagggagttttgatgtgataatcggtatggactggttgaaagaagtgaaagcagagatcgtttgttacaaaaatgcaattcgcattatacgagaaaaaggaaaacccttaatggtgtacagagaaaagggcaacacgaagctacatattattagtaatttgaaggcacaaaaactaataagaaaaggttgctatgctgttctagcacacatcgagaaagtacaaactgaagaaaagagcatcaatgatgttcccattgcaaaagaatttcccgatgtatttccgaaagaattaccgggattacccccacatcgatccgttgaatttcaaatagatcttgtaccaggagctgcaccaatagctcgtgctccttacagactcgcacacagcgagatgaaagaactgcaaagccaattacaagaacttttagagcgtggtttcattcgaccaagcacatcaccgtggggagctcctgttttgtttgtcaagaagaaagatggtacattcaggttgtgtatcgactaccgagagttgaacaaacttaccatcaagaaccgctacccactaccgagaatcgacgacttatttgatcaactacaaggctcgtctgtttattcaaagattgacttacgttccgggtatcatcaaa includes these proteins:
- the LOC139854441 gene encoding uncharacterized protein — its product is MLRKGDLRACRDCRALTTWTCSTQHRLLVLDLVLQRRVTKRVRPVQPRILWKNLIEGKVETFKASVLERVEAGMDTITQVDADQMWNRMASAIRDVSKETLGVAVGTSRGHKSNRESWWISDEVQTKAALKQLRFRELITCRDGTRDDRTRAEERYKEANREAKKDIARAKDKLYEDLYRKLDSTEGANDIYRIAKARERRRRDIDNIKFIKDEAGQTIVKEEEIRKRWEGNFSSLFVGEGPGRQEVSQDLGIGQFRNNNFYRRISQEEVS
- the LOC139854440 gene encoding uncharacterized protein — its product is MTLKLFCSTTFLFVPNGAVPLLFDPTCPVFVFNWLRGKINSSLTHGYLRSCPISLGAGRSRGSRDTRIRIRVGSWNVGTLTSKSRELLDTLLKSNVDILCVQETRWRGEEAVDIDDYRLWFSGSRVARNGVGILIGPLYKDNIVGVDRCSNRVMSVRVVIQEETYMVICTYAPHAGLGDDEKVTFGKR